One window of the Actinomyces procaprae genome contains the following:
- a CDS encoding LysE family translocator: MTLPQALIGFAAIVVVLTLVPGLDTAVVLRGALNHSRSYGLATVAGIFTGLIVWGAAAGVGATAVLAASSTAYRLLSLAGALYLAWMGAGMLLRSFSRGSRSRSAIGARAGAPQVGTAAGDASTATGAGAAAGGGAPLWRGWLTGLATDLLNPKAGVFYLATIPQFMAVGVPPLLMGVLLAAVHGLCCVVWMGALAVGAAWIAPRLESGAGAALERWTDRVTGGVLLGFGTKLALDARV; the protein is encoded by the coding sequence ATGACCTTGCCTCAGGCGCTCATCGGATTCGCGGCCATCGTGGTTGTGCTGACGCTCGTTCCCGGACTCGACACCGCGGTCGTGCTGCGGGGCGCGCTCAACCACTCTCGCAGCTACGGCCTGGCGACGGTCGCCGGCATCTTCACCGGCCTGATCGTCTGGGGAGCGGCCGCCGGCGTCGGGGCGACGGCGGTGCTGGCCGCATCCAGCACGGCTTACCGGCTGTTGTCGCTGGCCGGTGCCCTTTACCTGGCCTGGATGGGCGCAGGCATGCTGCTTCGGTCATTCAGCCGTGGCTCTCGCTCCCGCTCCGCCATCGGCGCGCGGGCGGGCGCACCACAGGTGGGGACTGCGGCGGGGGACGCATCGACGGCAACGGGCGCGGGTGCTGCCGCCGGCGGGGGTGCTCCACTGTGGCGGGGCTGGCTCACCGGGTTGGCGACCGATCTGCTCAATCCCAAGGCGGGCGTGTTCTACCTCGCCACCATTCCGCAGTTCATGGCCGTCGGGGTGCCACCGCTGCTCATGGGTGTGCTGCTTGCCGCAGTGCACGGGCTGTGCTGCGTGGTGTGGATGGGTGCACTGGCAGTCGGGGCGGCGTGGATCGCGCCCCGGCTCGAGTCCGGTGCGGGTGCCGCGCTGGAGCGCTGGACGGACCGGGTCACCGGCGGCGTACTGCTCGGATTCGGTACGAAGCTGGCGCTTGACGCCCGCGTATAA
- a CDS encoding histidine phosphatase family protein — protein MAMIYFVRHGRTVLNEQRRTQGAADSPLTPEGRVGAEICRDYLAEVPFNRAYFSPQGRVQETGGILLQAHPGITPVNLVGLREYNYGVYDGGPDPVMHAALPAEQHLPAVLTGVHPGAPGGIAARDYLADVDGALARILTDLRSVAAGGDGTDNVLVVSHGMTLMTILARWVGPQIYGMAPMANCAVTTVEVSPSAVDGAPRLVTWAEDPGNQGVTYPVRDFSDAFAGVVPVPIDWEHPEGLAAGPADVVGADA, from the coding sequence ATGGCGATGATCTACTTCGTGCGGCACGGTCGCACCGTCCTGAACGAGCAGCGCCGCACCCAGGGCGCCGCCGATTCCCCGCTTACTCCCGAGGGACGTGTGGGCGCCGAGATCTGCCGCGACTACCTGGCCGAGGTGCCCTTCAACCGCGCCTACTTCAGCCCGCAGGGGCGCGTCCAGGAGACCGGCGGCATCCTGCTTCAGGCTCACCCGGGCATCACCCCGGTGAACCTCGTGGGCCTGCGCGAGTACAACTACGGCGTCTACGACGGCGGGCCCGATCCGGTCATGCATGCCGCCCTGCCGGCAGAGCAGCACCTTCCCGCCGTCCTGACCGGCGTGCACCCCGGCGCCCCCGGCGGCATCGCCGCCCGCGACTACCTCGCCGACGTCGATGGTGCTCTGGCGCGTATCCTCACCGACCTGCGCTCCGTCGCCGCGGGCGGCGATGGTACGGACAATGTGCTGGTGGTCTCCCACGGCATGACGCTGATGACCATCCTGGCCCGCTGGGTGGGGCCGCAGATCTACGGCATGGCCCCGATGGCCAACTGTGCGGTGACCACCGTGGAGGTCAGCCCGAGCGCCGTCGATGGTGCGCCCCGGCTGGTCACGTGGGCGGAGGACCCCGGGAACCAGGGAGTCACCTACCCGGTGCGGGACTTCAGCGACGCCTTCGCGGGGGTCGTGCCCGTGCCCATTGACTGGGAGCACCCGGAGGGCCTGGCAGCCGGCCCGGCCGACGTGGTTGGGGCCGATGCATGA
- the panB gene encoding 3-methyl-2-oxobutanoate hydroxymethyltransferase yields MRVHHLLSAKERGEKLTMLTAYDAVTARILDAAGTDMLLVGDSLGNVMLGYDSTMPVTLDEIAVATRSVARATERALVVADLPFGTYEAGPEQALASAVRLMRVGANAVKLEGGRPRAATVRALSDAGIPVVGHLGFTPQSVNKLGGFRVQGRGQEAQEALLADAVALADAGVIGMVLEMVPEPVAARITQTVPVPTIGIGAGVHCDGQVLVWTDMAGMTAWKPRFARQFGQVGQALQQAAQDYNTAVRDASFPGPAESFEA; encoded by the coding sequence GTGCGGGTACACCACCTGCTCAGCGCCAAGGAGCGCGGCGAGAAGCTGACCATGCTCACCGCGTACGACGCCGTCACCGCGCGGATCCTGGACGCGGCCGGCACCGACATGCTGCTGGTGGGCGACTCGCTGGGAAATGTCATGCTCGGCTATGACTCCACCATGCCGGTCACCCTGGATGAGATTGCGGTGGCCACTCGCTCCGTGGCTCGTGCCACCGAGCGGGCGCTGGTGGTGGCTGACCTGCCCTTCGGCACCTACGAGGCCGGCCCCGAGCAGGCCCTGGCCAGTGCGGTCCGGCTGATGCGCGTAGGCGCCAACGCCGTCAAGCTCGAGGGCGGACGCCCACGAGCGGCCACGGTGCGCGCACTGTCCGACGCAGGCATCCCGGTGGTCGGCCACCTCGGCTTCACTCCCCAGTCGGTCAACAAGCTCGGCGGATTCCGCGTGCAGGGCCGCGGGCAGGAGGCGCAGGAGGCACTGCTGGCCGACGCCGTCGCGTTGGCAGACGCGGGTGTGATCGGGATGGTGCTGGAGATGGTGCCTGAACCGGTGGCGGCGCGCATCACGCAGACCGTGCCGGTGCCCACGATCGGCATCGGCGCGGGGGTCCACTGCGACGGCCAGGTGCTGGTGTGGACCGACATGGCGGGCATGACCGCCTGGAAGCCGCGCTTCGCACGGCAGTTCGGCCAGGTGGGTCAGGCCCTGCAGCAGGCCGCCCAGGACTACAACACCGCGGTACGCGACGCCTCATTCCCAGGACCGGCGGAGAGCTTCGAGGCTTAG
- a CDS encoding bifunctional [glutamine synthetase] adenylyltransferase/[glutamine synthetase]-adenylyl-L-tyrosine phosphorylase, translating into MARAVVGPGAAEVEMAIIAMGKTGARELNYISDVDVVYVVGPAGRDGAGSADEESVVRIGTQLATEIARVTSASGTEPPLWPLDTALRPEGKDGALVRTLDSHLAYYERWASSWEFQALLKARACAGDRQLGAAYEAGVSPLVWSASRRENFVDDARAMRRRVETESAHPGSDDRRIKLGPGGLRDVEFTVQLLQLVHGRVDERLRVAGTLDALAQLSASGYVGRTDAAELGDCYRMLRLLEHRSQLLRMRRTHDLPAGDADLRRIGRGIDRRRLQDPPAVRKLFNSVRRRVRALHEEIYYRPLLSAAASLSSEELTLTPDAARERLAAFGYLDPDGALRHIQALTEGVSRRAAIQRQLLPVIIGWIGQGPDPDNGLLSFRRLSESIGGSHWYLAMLRDSPVAARRLCQVLSGARWTTDRLAERPESIAWLDDDAELAPRPPGSICAETERVLRRRAFTAGDAAGLERQATEAIRAVMGVRSRELIRAALADSLDGVDPGRTARILGDATDAALGAALTVATGLVVAQREGQGAVAAGPDEDGGWPAAAARHAIIAMGRLGGREITYTSDADVLFVHEPLPGADPDVAAAEAEAVAKLVARLLAQARPHPLVVDTGLRPEGRQGPVSRSLESYAEYYQRWGAVWERQALLRARACAGDRDLGERFEALIGPLRWSPDGLDEAGLREIRRLKARMEAERLPRGADPSRHVKLGPGGLSDVEWSAQVLQLTQAARVPGLRTTSTLEALSAATRAGLVEVDDAARLTAAWVLASRVRAATVLGTGREGGERVQVLPTDQREIRLVARLLGIPAGSERDLEDIYRRTARHARRVVEHVVFGDAAPVRPAVAQRAATAGRRGAAGAARAATPRKAPTRAGGRGRGGGAHGGGPYPWS; encoded by the coding sequence GTGGCGCGCGCCGTCGTCGGCCCTGGTGCGGCCGAGGTGGAGATGGCCATCATCGCCATGGGCAAGACCGGCGCCCGGGAGCTGAACTACATTTCCGACGTCGACGTCGTGTACGTGGTGGGGCCGGCCGGCCGGGATGGTGCCGGGAGTGCGGATGAGGAGTCCGTCGTCCGGATCGGCACTCAGCTCGCCACTGAGATCGCTCGCGTCACCTCCGCCTCCGGAACCGAGCCGCCGTTGTGGCCGCTGGACACGGCGCTGCGCCCCGAGGGCAAGGACGGGGCGCTGGTGCGCACCCTGGACTCCCACCTGGCCTACTACGAGCGGTGGGCGTCCTCCTGGGAGTTCCAGGCCCTGCTAAAGGCGCGCGCCTGCGCCGGGGACCGGCAGCTGGGCGCCGCGTACGAGGCCGGGGTGTCCCCGCTGGTCTGGTCGGCCAGTCGTAGGGAGAACTTCGTTGACGACGCCCGCGCCATGCGTCGGCGTGTGGAGACGGAGTCGGCCCACCCGGGCTCCGACGACCGCCGCATCAAGCTCGGGCCGGGCGGCCTGCGGGACGTGGAGTTCACCGTGCAGCTGCTGCAGCTGGTGCACGGGCGCGTGGACGAGCGGCTGCGCGTGGCGGGGACTCTGGATGCGCTCGCGCAGCTGTCGGCGAGCGGCTACGTGGGGCGTACGGATGCGGCGGAGCTCGGCGACTGCTACCGGATGCTGCGGCTGCTTGAGCATCGTTCGCAGTTGCTGCGGATGCGCCGCACCCACGACCTGCCCGCCGGTGACGCGGACCTGCGCCGCATCGGACGGGGAATCGACCGGCGCCGCCTGCAGGATCCGCCGGCGGTGCGCAAGCTGTTCAACTCGGTGCGGCGCCGCGTGCGGGCCCTGCACGAGGAGATCTACTACCGCCCGCTGCTCAGTGCCGCCGCCAGCCTGAGCTCCGAGGAGCTGACACTCACCCCCGACGCCGCCCGGGAGCGCCTGGCAGCTTTCGGCTACCTGGACCCCGATGGCGCCCTGCGCCACATTCAGGCGCTGACCGAGGGGGTGAGTCGTCGTGCCGCCATTCAGCGCCAGTTGCTGCCGGTGATCATCGGGTGGATCGGGCAGGGACCCGACCCGGACAACGGGCTGCTCTCCTTCCGGCGCCTGTCGGAGTCGATCGGCGGCTCCCACTGGTACTTGGCGATGCTGCGGGACTCGCCGGTGGCCGCGCGCCGCCTGTGCCAGGTGCTGTCGGGTGCCCGCTGGACCACGGACCGGCTGGCCGAGCGCCCCGAGTCGATTGCGTGGCTCGACGACGACGCCGAGCTCGCCCCCCGCCCGCCCGGCTCAATCTGTGCGGAGACCGAACGGGTCCTGCGTCGGCGCGCCTTCACCGCCGGTGACGCGGCGGGCCTGGAGCGGCAGGCCACTGAGGCTATCCGCGCGGTTATGGGCGTGCGCAGCCGGGAGCTGATCCGGGCTGCGCTGGCGGACTCCCTGGACGGCGTCGACCCGGGACGGACGGCGCGGATTCTCGGGGATGCCACCGACGCGGCCCTGGGGGCGGCGTTGACCGTGGCCACGGGCCTGGTGGTTGCTCAGCGGGAGGGGCAGGGGGCGGTTGCCGCCGGCCCGGATGAGGATGGGGGCTGGCCCGCCGCGGCGGCCCGCCACGCGATCATCGCCATGGGCCGGCTGGGTGGGCGGGAGATCACTTACACCTCCGACGCGGACGTGCTGTTCGTCCATGAGCCCCTGCCCGGCGCGGACCCGGACGTGGCGGCCGCGGAGGCGGAGGCTGTCGCCAAGCTGGTGGCGCGCCTGCTGGCCCAGGCGCGCCCGCATCCGCTGGTGGTGGATACCGGCCTGCGCCCGGAGGGACGGCAGGGGCCGGTATCGAGGAGCCTGGAGTCTTATGCCGAGTACTACCAGCGGTGGGGCGCGGTGTGGGAGCGTCAGGCGCTGCTGCGCGCCCGCGCCTGCGCGGGGGACCGGGACCTGGGGGAGCGCTTCGAGGCGCTGATTGGTCCGCTGAGGTGGAGCCCGGACGGCCTTGACGAGGCCGGGCTGCGGGAGATCCGGAGGCTGAAGGCGCGTATGGAGGCCGAGCGGCTGCCGCGTGGCGCTGATCCGAGCCGGCACGTCAAGCTCGGCCCGGGCGGCCTGTCCGACGTCGAGTGGTCGGCGCAGGTGCTGCAACTGACCCAGGCGGCCCGGGTGCCGGGCCTGCGCACGACTTCCACACTGGAGGCGCTGTCTGCGGCCACCAGGGCGGGCCTGGTTGAGGTGGATGATGCCGCCAGGCTTACCGCCGCCTGGGTCCTGGCCTCCCGGGTGCGGGCCGCGACGGTGCTCGGGACCGGCCGCGAGGGCGGGGAACGGGTGCAGGTGCTGCCCACGGACCAGCGGGAGATCCGCCTGGTGGCCCGACTGCTGGGCATCCCGGCGGGCAGTGAGCGGGACCTGGAGGACATCTACCGGCGTACGGCCAGGCACGCCCGGCGTGTGGTGGAGCATGTGGTGTTCGGCGATGCCGCCCCGGTCCGGCCCGCCGTCGCCCAGCGGGCGGCCACCGCTGGGCGGCGGGGTGCTGCGGGCGCGGCGCGCGCGGCAACGCCGCGGAAGGCGCCGACACGTGCCGGTGGGCGGGGACGTGGGGGCGGCGCCCATGGCGGTGGCCCCTATCCGTGGTCGTGA
- a CDS encoding histidine phosphatase family protein yields the protein MKLLLVRHGRTIANVAGALDTAFPGNSLDAVGVEQASLLPARLESSGDLDAISSLWVSPIQRARETIAPIERATGLAARIRPGLREVLAGDIEMNTDVRSVACYTDTTRSWMVGRTAARIPGSPEDGADTFARFNGVVEEIYNSTRTGGTALLVAHGTILRLWVALAAAAAGGADPAWIADHPMRNTAVSVVEGDPESGWRLVDWDEGSWRTDAVR from the coding sequence GTGAAGCTTCTTCTCGTCCGCCACGGCCGCACCATTGCGAATGTCGCCGGCGCCCTGGACACCGCATTCCCCGGCAATTCCCTCGACGCGGTCGGCGTGGAGCAGGCATCCCTGCTGCCCGCCCGCCTGGAGTCCAGCGGGGACCTGGACGCGATCTCCTCACTGTGGGTGTCGCCGATTCAGCGTGCCCGGGAGACGATCGCGCCGATTGAGCGGGCCACGGGCCTGGCTGCCCGCATCCGCCCGGGCTTGCGTGAGGTACTGGCGGGCGATATCGAGATGAACACGGATGTGCGTTCGGTGGCCTGTTACACGGACACCACCCGCTCCTGGATGGTGGGGCGAACGGCGGCGCGGATCCCCGGCAGCCCGGAGGACGGTGCCGACACCTTCGCCCGCTTCAACGGCGTGGTGGAGGAGATCTACAACTCCACCCGCACCGGCGGCACCGCCCTGCTGGTGGCGCACGGCACCATCCTGCGGCTGTGGGTGGCGCTGGCGGCGGCCGCAGCCGGGGGCGCGGACCCCGCCTGGATCGCGGACCATCCCATGCGCAACACGGCGGTCAGCGTGGTGGAGGGCGACCCGGAGTCGGGTTGGCGGCTGGTCGACTGGGACGAGGGCAGCTGGCGGACCGACGCCGTGCGGTAG
- a CDS encoding tetratricopeptide repeat protein — MTAAAVPGYLGVVLNDSDEAVGTCWLVSPGRVVTAAHVLSAVGVNLVQAHAALAVPDAAAPVPEGNSPAPQIRLRQGLSSTAATLRARVLHLDLVLDLALLEVETSAWSAEPARLATTAGIQPGAAVRITGASSRPDPAAERGVTASSTSGQWDGWDFYSDITTELLTVKASGAQPGMSGAPVVLADGGAVIGMVTGRYNSSDGWSRDLVFAVGAESLVRSCGGWLEVELEGEPRPTEALQAEIRLGPGDSVTVSCPALSVEVSVTVGSKAALFGPAERLRLARAGSPLLGNHSAPQNRNHTPLLDALDEMGAALTRVFLPGEAGAALSQIIAKAEGQTVPVELALDLSVRQDLRNLPWEAMHVPGTRRPLALHYLVTFFRKAVAAPTPRRVPGPLRIVVAIASPIEGGGGALDYQAELRAITTAVREARSTNARVRIVQFATTGEIRRALEQENPHVLHISGHGAAGLLVLEDEHGAARRVSAKELIEEAIPAGGMPPLICLAACESNASAGNEATSFADELVAAGAPNVIGTEDAVSDHYATLVFSKVYAELAAARNPDPVYALAQARREVRRICAESSNPRQQTEQVLAGWSMVTVQASGCGQAITAPPEKETQSSAPMTSVRAMNSLPSLGTGFFVGRRREQLRVPQLLLSDTHAGVVFHGIGGIGKSTLTAEVLRRTAELQPVLVVDMRGIVRVEELFQRIASRLRISLGNQASNPQVNQLLGLLANTEIGWSERLDLLQGTLLQQIPLILVLDNFEDNLTFIDGAYRLTDPLLAEFLVQFLTVLGRGRLLVTCRYRFSLPEDATAALEWIALEPLSFAETTHLAWSLPQLDALEVADLRTLWAGVGGHPRTLETVDALLNRGRGRLPRITRELRGRLRSSLPEGVSPEEWLAEGRTLDAAIADAVTVAADDVLLPQLLATLSSDAQRLLLGMSVFREPVSPAAALFAVGDEVPPSKASDEDSSLGLPSTDLPLNDLLHELVGSTLLTVITPGDGEDTRFFVHRWLAEALERVVAAASPNAEVEELAAERHRRAAEYWRWSYRMRPQGASSGPMDAHDLLEARHHHSRSGDAEAADDVAQNAADILHTVGWWDEDFSLAHQQLSGSNLSDIRRATWIHHLGILAQARGDYEQAEEHYHHSLKIKEQLGNQAGIASAHHQLGILAQNRGDYEQAEKHYHHSLTVFERLGDQASIATTHHQLGNLSYLRGDYQQAEKHYHHSLKIKQQLGDQAGIASAHHQLGMLAQNRGDYEQAEKHYQRSLAVFERLGDQAGIAATHHQLGMLAQNRGDYEQAEKHYHHSLKIAEQLGDQAGIATTHGQLGNLSYLRGDYQQAEEHYHHSLKIAEQLGDQAGIATTHGQLGNLSYLRGDYQQAEEHYHHSLKIAEQLGDQAGIATTHGQLGTLAQARSDYEQAEEHYQRSLAVFERLGDQASIATTHHHLGILAQARGDYQQAEKHYQRSLAVFEQLGDQASIATTHHQLGNLAQNRGDYQQAEKHYHHSLAVFEQLGDQASIATTHHQLGNLAQDRGDPAEQAIHAYSAAMDHAARCSTSVQVLAIATSVASRAQDLGAPKLAARACLFLVRRAPESANPKDALAQGLLGLKSLFAAGYQAEVDALLSPFLAELSPDFARSIRSFIQGESNPE, encoded by the coding sequence ATGACGGCCGCCGCGGTGCCTGGCTACCTCGGGGTGGTTCTGAACGACTCCGATGAGGCTGTTGGCACCTGCTGGCTGGTGAGTCCCGGAAGGGTGGTCACTGCGGCGCACGTTCTGAGCGCCGTAGGCGTGAATCTGGTGCAGGCACACGCCGCCTTGGCGGTACCCGACGCCGCAGCACCCGTCCCCGAAGGGAACTCCCCCGCTCCGCAAATCCGGCTGCGTCAAGGCTTGAGTTCCACCGCGGCCACCCTTCGCGCTCGCGTCCTGCACCTCGACCTGGTTCTGGACTTGGCCCTGCTGGAGGTGGAGACCTCAGCTTGGTCGGCCGAGCCGGCACGGCTCGCAACCACCGCCGGGATACAACCTGGTGCCGCCGTACGCATTACCGGTGCCTCCAGCCGCCCCGATCCCGCTGCCGAGCGCGGTGTTACTGCATCCAGCACCAGCGGTCAGTGGGACGGCTGGGATTTCTACAGTGACATCACCACCGAGTTGCTGACCGTCAAGGCCTCCGGCGCGCAGCCCGGAATGTCGGGAGCGCCGGTTGTGCTGGCCGACGGCGGGGCCGTCATCGGCATGGTGACGGGGCGCTACAACTCGTCCGACGGCTGGAGCCGGGACCTGGTGTTCGCCGTTGGCGCGGAGTCGCTGGTCAGGTCATGTGGCGGCTGGCTGGAGGTTGAGCTTGAGGGAGAGCCGCGTCCCACCGAGGCCTTGCAGGCAGAGATACGTCTGGGACCGGGTGACTCGGTGACCGTGTCCTGTCCGGCGCTGAGCGTTGAAGTGAGCGTAACGGTCGGCTCCAAGGCTGCACTGTTTGGTCCCGCAGAGCGTCTGCGGCTGGCTCGGGCGGGCAGCCCACTGCTGGGGAACCACTCAGCGCCCCAGAATCGGAACCACACCCCGCTGTTGGATGCGCTGGATGAGATGGGCGCAGCGCTCACTCGGGTCTTCCTGCCGGGCGAGGCCGGAGCAGCGCTCTCCCAAATCATTGCCAAGGCTGAGGGTCAGACGGTGCCAGTAGAGCTGGCGCTTGATCTGTCCGTACGGCAGGACCTTCGCAACCTCCCCTGGGAGGCCATGCATGTGCCGGGAACCAGACGGCCGCTGGCGCTGCACTACCTGGTGACCTTCTTCCGCAAGGCCGTCGCCGCGCCGACCCCACGACGCGTGCCCGGACCACTGCGGATCGTGGTGGCCATAGCCTCTCCGATTGAGGGCGGGGGCGGCGCCCTGGACTACCAGGCGGAGTTGCGCGCTATCACCACCGCCGTCCGCGAGGCGCGTAGCACCAATGCGCGGGTGCGAATAGTCCAGTTCGCTACCACCGGAGAGATCCGGCGGGCTTTGGAGCAGGAGAACCCGCATGTTCTGCACATCTCGGGTCACGGTGCCGCAGGCCTGCTCGTACTCGAGGACGAGCACGGTGCCGCCCGGCGTGTCAGCGCAAAGGAGCTCATTGAGGAGGCGATCCCGGCCGGCGGTATGCCGCCGCTGATCTGCCTGGCAGCCTGTGAGTCCAATGCGTCTGCGGGCAACGAGGCTACCTCCTTCGCCGATGAGCTTGTGGCTGCGGGAGCGCCAAACGTCATTGGCACAGAGGACGCGGTCTCTGACCACTATGCCACTCTGGTGTTCTCCAAGGTCTACGCCGAGCTTGCTGCAGCAAGGAACCCGGATCCCGTTTACGCCCTGGCCCAGGCTCGTCGGGAGGTCCGACGGATATGCGCTGAAAGCTCCAATCCGCGCCAGCAAACCGAGCAGGTGCTGGCGGGCTGGAGCATGGTAACGGTCCAGGCCTCCGGCTGTGGGCAGGCGATCACCGCACCACCAGAGAAGGAAACGCAGTCGTCGGCGCCGATGACTTCCGTGCGTGCAATGAATTCACTGCCCTCGTTGGGCACCGGATTCTTCGTGGGACGACGCCGGGAGCAGCTGCGCGTGCCCCAATTGCTGCTCTCCGATACCCATGCCGGCGTGGTATTTCATGGGATTGGCGGCATCGGGAAGTCAACACTGACAGCGGAGGTCCTCCGCCGTACCGCTGAGCTGCAGCCGGTGCTTGTGGTTGATATGCGTGGCATAGTACGAGTTGAGGAGCTCTTCCAGCGAATCGCGTCCCGCCTGCGCATCAGCCTCGGCAATCAGGCCTCTAACCCCCAGGTGAATCAGCTGCTGGGGCTACTGGCCAACACCGAGATCGGTTGGTCCGAGCGCCTGGACCTGCTGCAAGGCACGCTGCTGCAGCAGATTCCCCTCATCCTGGTGCTGGACAACTTCGAAGACAATCTCACCTTCATCGACGGCGCCTATCGCCTGACCGATCCCCTGCTTGCCGAGTTCTTAGTGCAGTTTCTGACTGTTCTCGGCCGTGGCAGGCTGCTGGTGACCTGCCGTTACCGTTTCAGCCTGCCCGAAGATGCTACGGCGGCGCTAGAGTGGATTGCCCTGGAGCCCTTGAGCTTTGCCGAGACCACTCACCTGGCCTGGTCCCTGCCGCAGCTGGATGCTCTGGAGGTCGCCGACCTGCGGACCCTGTGGGCAGGTGTGGGTGGGCACCCCAGAACCCTGGAGACAGTGGATGCGCTGCTGAACCGTGGAAGGGGGCGCCTGCCTCGAATAACCCGCGAGCTGCGCGGCCGATTGCGTAGCAGCCTTCCCGAAGGCGTTAGTCCGGAGGAATGGCTGGCGGAAGGGCGTACGCTTGATGCCGCCATCGCTGACGCTGTTACGGTCGCGGCCGACGATGTGCTCCTGCCGCAGTTGCTGGCGACTCTTAGCAGCGACGCCCAGCGCCTCCTGCTCGGCATGTCCGTGTTCCGGGAACCGGTTAGTCCTGCCGCGGCACTCTTCGCCGTGGGCGACGAGGTTCCTCCTTCTAAGGCCTCCGATGAGGATTCCTCCCTCGGTCTGCCGAGTACGGATCTGCCGCTAAACGATCTGCTCCATGAGCTCGTTGGATCCACGCTGCTCACGGTCATCACGCCCGGGGACGGCGAGGACACCAGGTTCTTCGTTCACCGTTGGCTGGCGGAGGCACTGGAACGCGTTGTGGCTGCCGCTAGCCCGAATGCCGAGGTGGAAGAGCTTGCCGCCGAACGGCATCGGCGCGCCGCGGAGTACTGGCGTTGGAGCTACCGGATGCGCCCCCAGGGTGCGAGTTCTGGTCCCATGGATGCGCACGACTTGCTCGAGGCGCGGCACCATCACTCCCGCTCTGGCGACGCGGAGGCAGCCGATGACGTTGCGCAGAACGCTGCGGATATTCTTCACACCGTCGGTTGGTGGGATGAGGATTTCTCTCTCGCACATCAGCAGCTTAGCGGCAGTAACCTGTCCGACATCCGCCGTGCCACCTGGATACACCATCTCGGCATCCTCGCCCAGGCCCGTGGCGACTACGAACAGGCCGAGGAGCACTACCACCACTCCCTCAAGATCAAGGAGCAGCTGGGCAACCAGGCCGGCATCGCCAGCGCCCACCACCAACTCGGCATTCTCGCCCAGAACCGTGGCGACTACGAGCAGGCCGAGAAGCACTACCACCACTCCCTCACAGTCTTCGAGCGGCTGGGAGACCAGGCCAGCATCGCCACCACCCACCACCAGCTCGGCAACCTCAGCTATCTCCGTGGCGACTACCAGCAGGCCGAGAAGCACTACCACCACTCCCTCAAGATCAAGCAGCAGCTGGGCGACCAGGCAGGCATCGCCAGCGCCCACCACCAGCTCGGCATGCTCGCCCAGAACCGTGGCGACTACGAGCAGGCCGAGAAGCACTACCAGCGCTCCCTCGCGGTCTTCGAGCGGCTGGGAGACCAGGCCGGCATCGCCGCCACCCACCACCAACTCGGCATGCTCGCCCAGAACCGTGGCGACTACGAGCAGGCCGAGAAGCACTACCACCACTCCCTCAAGATCGCGGAGCAGCTGGGCGACCAGGCAGGCATCGCCACCACCCATGGGCAGCTCGGCAACCTCAGCTATCTCCGTGGCGACTACCAGCAGGCCGAGGAGCACTACCACCACTCCCTCAAGATCGCGGAGCAGCTGGGCGACCAGGCAGGCATCGCCACCACCCATGGGCAGCTCGGCAACCTCAGCTATCTCCGTGGCGACTACCAGCAGGCCGAGGAGCACTACCACCACTCCCTCAAGATCGCGGAGCAGCTGGGCGACCAGGCAGGCATCGCCACCACCCATGGGCAGCTCGGCACCCTCGCCCAGGCCCGTAGCGACTATGAACAGGCCGAGGAGCACTACCAGCGCTCCCTCGCGGTCTTCGAGCGGCTGGGCGACCAGGCCAGCATCGCCACCACCCACCACCATCTCGGCATCCTCGCCCAGGCCCGTGGCGACTACCAGCAGGCCGAGAAGCACTACCAGCGCTCCCTCGCGGTCTTCGAGCAGCTGGGCGACCAGGCCAGCATCGCCACCACCCACCACCAGCTCGGCAACCTCGCCCAGAACCGTGGCGACTACCAGCAGGCCGAGAAGCACTACCACCACTCCCTCGCGGTCTTCGAGCAGCTGGGAGACCAGGCCAGCATCGCCACCACCCACCACCAGCTCGGCAACCTCGCACAGGACCGAGGCGACCCGGCAGAGCAGGCCATCCACGCATATAGCGCCGCCATGGACCACGCAGCGCGCTGCTCCACATCGGTTCAGGTCCTGGCAATCGCGACCTCGGTTGCTTCTCGCGCACAGGACCTTGGCGCACCTAAGCTCGCCGCTCGGGCGTGCCTATTCCTCGTCCGTAGAGCACCGGAGAGCGCCAATCCCAAAGATGCTCTCGCACAGGGGTTACTAGGTCTGAAGTCGCTTTTCGCCGCGGGCTATCAGGCAGAAGTTGATGCGTTGCTCTCGCCGTTCCTGGCCGAGCTGTCGCCTGACTTTGCACGCTCTATTCGCAGCTTCATACAGGGCGAATCAAACCCCGAGTGA